Proteins from a genomic interval of Kitasatospora herbaricolor:
- the qcrB gene encoding cytochrome bc1 complex cytochrome b subunit: protein MSAANSATSGASKPASTREKPANKAEAVADWADGRLGIYSLAKANLRKIFPDHWSFMLGEICLYTFIIIILTGVYLTLFFNPSMGEVVYHGSYAPLNGIRMSEAYASTMDISFDVRGGLLIRQIHHWAAIVFVAAMLVHMMRVFFTGAFRKPREVNWIFGFLLLFLGMFDGFMGYSLPDDLLSGTGIRFMEGAILAVPLVGTYLQFFLFGGEFPGTDIIPRFFTIHILLIPGVMVGLLVAHLILVFYHKHTQWAGPGKTEKNVVGMPLMPVYMAKAGGFFFLVFGIISAMAAIATVNPIWAYGPYRPDQVSTDAQPDWYMGFSEGLIRIMPGWEIRAWGHTLNMGVFVPLMIFPLVLAVIAVYPFIESWVSGDKREHHILDRPRNAPVRTGLGAAWISLYLVLLIGGGNDLIATHLHLSINDITYFVRVGFFVIPVITFVITKRWCLGLQRRDRDKVLHGRETGVIKRLPHGEFVEVHAQLPQDKLHKLTAHDQPLPMELPAEVDENGVAAKTGILTKTRAKLSHGFYGEGSQIAKPTAEEHHEITSGHGHH from the coding sequence ATGAGTGCCGCGAACAGCGCCACCAGTGGCGCGTCCAAGCCGGCCAGCACCCGCGAAAAGCCCGCCAACAAGGCCGAGGCCGTAGCGGACTGGGCGGACGGCCGGCTGGGGATCTACTCCCTCGCCAAGGCCAACCTGCGCAAGATCTTCCCGGACCACTGGTCCTTCATGCTCGGTGAGATCTGCCTCTACACCTTCATCATCATCATCCTGACGGGCGTCTACCTGACGCTCTTCTTCAACCCCAGCATGGGCGAGGTCGTCTACCACGGCTCCTACGCCCCGCTGAACGGCATCAGGATGTCGGAGGCCTACGCCTCCACGATGGACATCAGCTTCGATGTCCGCGGCGGTCTGCTGATCCGCCAGATCCACCACTGGGCCGCGATCGTGTTCGTCGCCGCGATGCTCGTGCACATGATGCGCGTGTTCTTCACCGGCGCGTTCCGCAAGCCCCGTGAGGTCAACTGGATCTTCGGGTTCCTGCTGCTCTTCCTGGGCATGTTCGACGGCTTCATGGGCTACTCCCTGCCGGACGACCTGCTCTCCGGTACGGGTATCCGCTTCATGGAGGGCGCGATCCTCGCCGTCCCGCTGGTGGGCACCTACCTCCAGTTCTTCCTGTTCGGCGGGGAGTTCCCGGGCACGGACATCATTCCGCGCTTCTTCACCATCCACATCCTGCTCATCCCGGGTGTGATGGTGGGCCTGCTGGTGGCGCACCTGATCCTGGTCTTCTACCACAAGCACACCCAGTGGGCCGGGCCGGGCAAGACCGAGAAGAACGTCGTCGGCATGCCGCTGATGCCGGTCTACATGGCCAAGGCCGGTGGCTTCTTCTTCCTGGTCTTCGGCATCATCTCGGCGATGGCCGCGATCGCGACCGTCAACCCGATCTGGGCGTACGGCCCGTACCGCCCCGACCAGGTGTCGACCGACGCCCAGCCGGACTGGTACATGGGCTTCTCCGAGGGCCTGATCCGCATCATGCCGGGCTGGGAGATCCGCGCCTGGGGCCACACCCTGAACATGGGTGTGTTCGTGCCGCTGATGATCTTCCCGCTGGTGCTGGCCGTCATCGCGGTCTACCCGTTCATCGAGTCCTGGGTCAGCGGTGACAAGCGCGAGCACCACATCCTGGACCGCCCGCGCAACGCCCCGGTCCGCACCGGCCTCGGCGCGGCCTGGATCAGCCTGTACCTGGTGCTGCTGATCGGTGGTGGCAACGACCTCATCGCGACCCACCTGCACCTGTCGATCAACGACATCACGTACTTCGTCCGGGTCGGCTTCTTCGTCATCCCGGTGATCACCTTCGTGATCACCAAGCGCTGGTGCCTCGGCCTCCAGCGCCGTGACCGGGACAAGGTGCTGCACGGCCGCGAGACCGGTGTCATCAAGCGCCTGCCGCACGGCGAGTTCGTCGAGGTGCACGCGCAGCTGCCGCAGGACAAGCTGCACAAGCTCACCGCGCACGACCAGCCGCTGCCGATGGAGCTGCCGGCCGAGGTGGACGAGAACGGTGTCGCCGCCAAGACCGGCATCCTCACCAAGACCCGTGCCAAGCTCTCCCACGGCTTCTACGGCGAGGGCAGCCAGATCGCCAAGCCGACCGCCGAGGAGCACCACGAGATCACCAGCGGCCACGGCCACCACTGA
- a CDS encoding GntR family transcriptional regulator encodes MQLSVDPEAATPPYEQIRSQIAGQARSGELPTGLKLPTVRALAEQLGLAANTVARAYRELEAEGVVETHGRRGTLIAATGDTAHRLTAAAATEYAERARRLGVPRADAEAAVATALRMAYEAS; translated from the coding sequence GTGCAGCTGTCCGTCGACCCCGAAGCCGCCACTCCCCCGTACGAGCAGATCCGGTCCCAGATCGCCGGGCAGGCCCGCAGCGGCGAGCTGCCCACCGGCCTCAAGCTGCCCACCGTACGGGCGCTGGCCGAGCAGCTCGGGCTGGCCGCCAACACCGTGGCCCGCGCCTACCGGGAGCTGGAGGCCGAGGGCGTGGTCGAGACGCACGGCCGGCGCGGCACGCTGATCGCCGCCACCGGCGACACCGCCCACCGCCTCACGGCCGCCGCCGCCACCGAGTACGCGGAGCGGGCCCGGCGCCTCGGCGTCCCCCGGGCGGACGCCGAGGCCGCGGTCGCTACGGCCCTGCGGATGGCCTACGAGGCCTCCTGA
- a CDS encoding L,D-transpeptidase → MTGRRGTSGIRSSISLALICITPLAACSSGGPEQATEPSRTVDAAPLVHTSAAGGLDPSQPLTVTAEPGTRLTDVTLSGPDGHLVAGKLSEDQRSWQSTGHLKAATSYTVRIAADDGKGGRGETSSTFSTVAAQRLLTAELGPDSSGSGVYGVGQPLTVKLSEAVKDPAARQEVESALRVVSQPAVIGAWYWVDDQNLHFRPKDYWPANATVALSFDGEGVRISDGLYGGPPATLALKTGDRVESVVDAATHELTLTRNGQPVRTIPVTTGKPGFSTRNGIKVVLGQERSVRMSGESIGIAAGSSESYDLQVEWATRVTWSGEYVHAAPWSVASQGVDNVSHGCTGMSTENAKWFYEQTRVGDLVQVVNSQGAGMEPFGNGFGDWNLTWDDWVKHSATGKPVSTDGPVGQGQAAAVILPQL, encoded by the coding sequence ATGACCGGCAGGCGCGGAACCTCAGGCATACGCAGCAGCATCTCCCTCGCACTCATCTGCATAACCCCGCTGGCCGCCTGCTCCTCGGGCGGCCCGGAGCAGGCCACCGAGCCCTCCCGGACGGTGGACGCGGCGCCGCTGGTGCACACCTCGGCCGCCGGTGGCCTCGACCCCTCCCAGCCCCTCACCGTGACCGCCGAGCCCGGCACCCGGCTCACCGACGTCACGCTCAGCGGGCCGGACGGGCACCTGGTCGCCGGGAAGCTCTCCGAGGACCAGCGCAGCTGGCAGAGCACCGGCCATCTGAAGGCCGCCACCAGCTACACCGTCAGGATCGCCGCCGACGACGGCAAGGGCGGCCGGGGCGAGACCAGCTCCACCTTCAGCACCGTCGCGGCGCAGCGGCTGCTCACCGCCGAACTCGGCCCGGACTCCTCGGGCAGCGGCGTCTACGGGGTGGGCCAGCCGCTCACCGTGAAGCTCTCCGAGGCGGTCAAGGACCCGGCCGCCCGCCAGGAGGTCGAGAGCGCGCTGCGGGTGGTCTCCCAGCCCGCCGTCATCGGTGCCTGGTACTGGGTCGACGACCAGAACCTGCACTTCCGGCCGAAGGACTACTGGCCGGCCAACGCCACGGTGGCGCTGAGCTTCGACGGCGAGGGCGTCCGGATCTCCGACGGCCTGTACGGCGGGCCGCCGGCCACGCTGGCCCTGAAGACCGGCGACCGGGTCGAGAGCGTGGTGGACGCCGCCACCCACGAGCTGACCCTCACCCGCAACGGCCAGCCGGTGCGCACCATCCCGGTCACCACCGGCAAGCCCGGCTTCTCCACCCGCAACGGCATCAAGGTGGTGCTCGGCCAGGAGCGCTCGGTGCGGATGAGCGGGGAGTCGATCGGGATCGCGGCCGGCAGCTCGGAGTCCTACGACCTCCAGGTCGAGTGGGCCACCCGGGTCACCTGGAGCGGCGAGTACGTGCACGCCGCGCCCTGGTCGGTGGCCTCCCAGGGCGTCGACAACGTCAGCCACGGCTGTACCGGGATGAGCACCGAGAACGCCAAGTGGTTCTACGAGCAGACCCGGGTCGGCGACCTCGTCCAGGTGGTCAACAGCCAGGGCGCCGGCATGGAGCCCTTCGGCAACGGGTTCGGCGACTGGAACCTCACCTGGGACGACTGGGTCAAGCACAGCGCCACGGGGAAGCCGGTCAGCACCGACGGCCCGGTGGGCCAGGGCCAGGCGGCCGCGGTGATCCTCCCGCAGCTGTGA
- a CDS encoding cytochrome c oxidase subunit 4, with amino-acid sequence MKEQGKIFGGFAVFILAMAITYGIWTSKSDLGFEAAGTTALVLAFGLCAMIGYYLAFTARRVDSGAGDNPEAEVADDAGELGFFAPHSWQPLALAIGGALAFCGVIFGWWLLYWSIPIILIGLYGWVFEFYRGEDQNQ; translated from the coding sequence ATGAAGGAACAGGGCAAGATCTTCGGGGGCTTCGCGGTCTTCATCCTCGCGATGGCCATCACGTACGGCATCTGGACCTCGAAGAGCGACCTCGGCTTCGAGGCGGCCGGTACCACCGCGCTGGTCCTGGCCTTCGGCCTCTGCGCCATGATCGGGTACTACCTCGCCTTCACCGCCCGCCGGGTGGACAGCGGCGCGGGTGACAACCCCGAGGCGGAGGTCGCGGACGACGCCGGCGAGCTGGGCTTCTTCGCCCCGCACAGCTGGCAGCCGCTCGCGCTCGCGATCGGCGGCGCGCTCGCCTTCTGCGGCGTGATCTTCGGTTGGTGGCTGCTGTACTGGTCGATCCCGATCATCCTGATCGGCCTGTACGGCTGGGTCTTCGAGTTCTACCGGGGCGAGGACCAGAACCAGTAG
- the ctaD gene encoding aa3-type cytochrome oxidase subunit I yields MTILNEPAAAGGGAGAVTVGGGQRTRKPGSTIIKWLTTTDHKTIGTLYLGTSFAFFLIGGILALVMRAELARPGTQILSNEQFNQAFTMHGTIMLLMFATPLFAGFANWIMPLQIGAPDVAFPRLNMFAYWLYLFGSTIAVAGFVTPQGAADFGWFAYSPLSDAVRSPGIGADMWIMGLAFSGFGTILGAVNFITTIICMRAPGMTMFRMSIFVWNVLLTAVLVLLAFPVLAAALFALEADRKFGAHVFDPANGGALLWQHLFWFFGHPEVYIIALPFFGIVSEIIPVFSRKPMFGYSGLIAATIAIAGLSVTVWAHHMYVTGQVLLPFFSFMTFLIAVPTGVKFFNWVGTMWKGSLSFETPMLWTIGFLVTFLFGGLTGVLLASPPIDFHVSDSYFVVAHFHYVVFGTVVFAMFAGFHFWWPKMTGKMLDERLGKITFWTLFIGFHATFLVQHWLGAEGMPRRYADYLVSDGFTTLNTVSTIGSFLLGLSILPFLYNVWKTAKYGEKIEVDDPWGYGRSLEWATSCPPPRHNFLTLPRIRSESPAFDLHHPEIAALDYLEAHGEPAKHFAGVTPAKYDNPQLGKGKKDGDA; encoded by the coding sequence GTGACCATCCTCAACGAGCCCGCCGCGGCCGGCGGGGGCGCCGGGGCCGTCACGGTCGGCGGGGGCCAGCGCACCCGCAAGCCGGGTTCCACCATCATCAAGTGGCTGACCACCACCGACCACAAGACGATCGGCACCCTCTACCTGGGGACGTCCTTCGCCTTCTTCCTGATCGGTGGCATCCTCGCGCTGGTCATGCGCGCCGAGCTGGCTCGTCCCGGGACCCAGATCCTGTCGAACGAGCAGTTCAACCAGGCGTTCACGATGCACGGCACGATCATGCTGCTGATGTTCGCGACCCCGCTCTTCGCGGGCTTCGCGAACTGGATCATGCCGCTGCAGATCGGCGCGCCCGACGTGGCGTTCCCGCGACTGAACATGTTCGCCTACTGGCTCTACCTGTTCGGCTCGACGATCGCGGTGGCCGGCTTCGTCACCCCGCAGGGCGCGGCCGACTTCGGCTGGTTCGCGTACTCGCCGCTGTCCGACGCCGTCCGCTCGCCGGGCATCGGCGCCGACATGTGGATCATGGGTCTGGCCTTCTCCGGCTTCGGCACCATCCTCGGCGCCGTCAACTTCATCACCACGATCATCTGCATGCGCGCGCCCGGCATGACGATGTTCCGGATGTCGATCTTCGTCTGGAACGTCCTGCTGACCGCGGTGCTCGTCCTGCTGGCCTTCCCGGTCCTCGCCGCCGCGCTCTTCGCGCTGGAGGCGGATCGAAAGTTCGGGGCTCACGTCTTCGACCCGGCCAACGGCGGGGCGCTGCTCTGGCAGCACCTGTTCTGGTTCTTCGGCCACCCCGAGGTCTACATCATCGCGCTGCCGTTCTTCGGCATCGTGTCGGAGATCATCCCGGTCTTCAGCCGCAAGCCGATGTTCGGCTACTCCGGCCTGATCGCGGCCACCATCGCGATCGCCGGTCTGTCCGTGACGGTGTGGGCGCACCACATGTACGTCACCGGGCAGGTGCTGCTGCCGTTCTTCTCCTTCATGACCTTCCTGATCGCGGTCCCGACCGGGGTGAAGTTCTTCAACTGGGTCGGCACCATGTGGAAGGGCTCGCTGAGCTTCGAGACCCCGATGCTCTGGACGATCGGCTTCCTGGTCACCTTCCTCTTCGGCGGCCTCACCGGTGTCCTGCTGGCCTCCCCGCCGATCGACTTCCACGTCTCGGACTCGTACTTCGTCGTCGCCCACTTCCACTACGTGGTCTTCGGCACCGTCGTCTTCGCGATGTTCGCCGGCTTCCACTTCTGGTGGCCGAAGATGACCGGCAAGATGCTCGACGAGCGCCTCGGGAAGATCACCTTCTGGACGCTGTTCATCGGCTTCCACGCGACCTTCCTGGTCCAGCACTGGCTCGGCGCCGAGGGCATGCCCCGCCGCTACGCCGACTACCTGGTCTCGGACGGCTTCACCACCCTGAACACCGTCTCCACCATCGGCTCCTTCCTGCTCGGCCTGTCGATCCTGCCGTTCCTCTACAACGTCTGGAAGACCGCCAAGTACGGCGAGAAGATCGAGGTCGACGACCCGTGGGGCTACGGCCGCTCGCTGGAGTGGGCGACCTCCTGCCCGCCGCCGCGGCACAACTTCCTCACCCTCCCGCGCATCCGCTCGGAATCCCCGGCGTTCGACCTGCACCACCCGGAGATCGCCGCGCTGGACTACCTGGAGGCGCACGGTGAGCCGGCCAAGCACTTCGCCGGCGTGACCCCGGCCAAGTACGACAACCCGCAGCTGGGCAAGGGCAAGAAGGACGGCGACGCCTGA
- the ctaC gene encoding aa3-type cytochrome oxidase subunit II, giving the protein MSPNGSDRSPRRTMRRKLPQALALGLVIATATGCSANDLPRLGLPKPVTVEGPLVLHMWQGSWIAALAVGALMWGLIIWSVIFHRRSRTGIQIPPQTRYNVPIEALYTAVPIVIVSVLFYFVARDETRLTSTSEKPAHTVNVVGFQWSWAFNYENTEKPDPTSTTAAYEVGTPAEPPTLYLPVNESVKFVLTSRDVIHDFWPVNFLMKMDVVPGVVNKFEVTPTQIGEYKGKCAELCGVDHSRMLFNVKVVSRADYDAHLADLRAKGQTGAVPSGITTMGSEE; this is encoded by the coding sequence GTGAGTCCCAACGGCTCCGACCGCTCGCCGCGGCGCACGATGCGGCGGAAGCTGCCTCAGGCGCTGGCACTGGGCCTCGTCATCGCGACCGCTACCGGCTGCTCGGCCAATGACCTCCCCAGGCTTGGCCTCCCGAAGCCCGTCACGGTGGAAGGGCCCCTGGTCCTCCACATGTGGCAGGGCTCGTGGATCGCGGCGCTGGCAGTGGGCGCACTGATGTGGGGTCTGATCATCTGGAGCGTGATCTTCCACCGGCGCAGCCGCACCGGTATCCAGATCCCTCCGCAGACCCGGTACAACGTGCCCATCGAGGCGCTCTACACCGCGGTCCCCATCGTCATCGTGTCGGTGCTCTTCTACTTCGTCGCCCGCGACGAGACGCGGCTGACCTCCACCTCCGAGAAGCCCGCGCACACGGTCAACGTGGTGGGCTTCCAGTGGAGCTGGGCGTTCAACTACGAGAACACCGAGAAGCCCGACCCGACCAGCACCACGGCGGCGTACGAGGTGGGCACGCCCGCCGAGCCGCCGACGCTGTACCTGCCGGTCAACGAGTCGGTCAAGTTCGTCCTCACCTCGCGGGACGTCATCCACGACTTCTGGCCCGTCAACTTCCTGATGAAGATGGACGTCGTGCCGGGCGTGGTGAACAAGTTCGAGGTCACGCCGACCCAGATCGGCGAGTACAAGGGCAAGTGCGCCGAGCTCTGCGGCGTCGACCACTCGCGGATGCTCTTCAACGTGAAGGTCGTGTCCCGCGCGGACTACGACGCGCACCTGGCGGACCTGCGGGCCAAGGGCCAGACCGGCGCGGTGCCCTCCGGCATCACGACCATGGGAAGTGAAGAATAG
- a CDS encoding cysteine desulfurase/sulfurtransferase TusA family protein has product MYFDVASTAPLHPVARQALTAALDEGWADPARLYRSGRQARMLLDAARGTVAEVLGVRADEVSFTASGTQALHLGMLGALAGNRRRGAHLVHSAVEHSAVLHTAERWERTPAGSGTGRVTVVPVDRLGRAAPADFAAALRPDTALAVLQSANHEVGTVQPVAEVAGVCGDVPLLVDAAQSAGRTAVPPGWSLLTASAHKWGGPAGVGVLVVRKGVRYASPLPADEREGGRVPGYVNVPAIVAAAASLRAVRAEAERENARLHGLVERIRTRVPQLVPEVEVVGDPVGRLPHLVTFSCLYVDGEVLLAELDRAGFAVSSGSSCTSSTLTPSHVLAAMGVLTEGNVRVSLPFDAAGAEVERFLAVLPGIVAGVRAPLGLDLPAPAGSAPVPLRGPAPDAGEPDGGAAGGEGADGEVADGGAPVLDAPVLVALVLDALGKRCPLPVIELARRIGEVPAGGTVAVLADDEAARLDIPAWCGMRGQEYLGEAPAAGYGGDRGVAYLVRRTA; this is encoded by the coding sequence GTGTACTTCGACGTGGCCTCCACCGCCCCGCTTCACCCGGTCGCCCGGCAGGCGTTGACCGCCGCGCTGGACGAGGGCTGGGCCGACCCCGCCCGGCTCTACCGCTCGGGCCGGCAGGCCCGGATGCTGCTCGACGCCGCGCGCGGGACGGTCGCCGAGGTCCTGGGGGTGCGGGCCGACGAGGTGTCGTTCACCGCCAGCGGCACCCAGGCCCTGCACCTGGGGATGCTCGGGGCGCTGGCCGGAAACCGTCGCCGCGGCGCCCACCTGGTGCACTCCGCCGTGGAGCACTCCGCGGTGCTGCACACCGCCGAGCGGTGGGAGCGCACGCCGGCCGGGAGCGGGACGGGCCGGGTCACCGTCGTCCCGGTGGACCGGCTCGGGCGCGCCGCCCCGGCGGACTTCGCCGCCGCCCTGCGGCCGGACACCGCGCTGGCCGTCCTGCAGTCCGCCAACCACGAGGTGGGGACCGTCCAGCCGGTCGCCGAGGTGGCCGGGGTCTGCGGCGACGTACCGCTGCTGGTGGACGCCGCGCAGAGCGCCGGGCGGACGGCCGTCCCGCCCGGCTGGTCCCTGCTGACCGCCAGCGCCCACAAGTGGGGCGGGCCGGCCGGCGTCGGGGTGCTCGTCGTCCGCAAGGGCGTCAGGTACGCCTCGCCGCTGCCCGCCGACGAGCGCGAGGGCGGCCGGGTGCCCGGCTACGTGAACGTGCCGGCGATCGTGGCGGCGGCCGCCTCGCTGCGCGCCGTCCGGGCCGAGGCCGAGCGGGAGAACGCCCGGCTGCACGGGCTGGTCGAACGGATCAGGACGCGGGTCCCGCAGCTGGTGCCCGAGGTGGAGGTGGTCGGCGACCCGGTCGGGCGGCTGCCGCACCTGGTCACCTTCTCCTGCCTGTACGTGGACGGCGAGGTGCTGCTGGCCGAGCTGGACCGGGCCGGCTTCGCGGTCTCCTCCGGCTCCTCCTGCACCTCCTCCACCCTGACCCCGAGCCACGTGCTGGCCGCGATGGGGGTGCTGACCGAGGGCAACGTCCGGGTCTCGCTGCCCTTCGACGCCGCCGGGGCGGAGGTCGAGCGGTTCCTCGCGGTGCTGCCGGGGATCGTCGCCGGGGTCCGGGCCCCGCTCGGACTGGACCTGCCCGCCCCGGCGGGGAGCGCCCCCGTGCCGCTCCGCGGCCCGGCGCCGGACGCCGGGGAGCCGGACGGCGGAGCGGCGGGGGGCGAAGGAGCGGACGGCGAGGTGGCGGACGGCGGGGCGCCGGTGCTCGACGCCCCGGTGCTGGTCGCGCTGGTGCTCGACGCGCTGGGCAAGCGGTGCCCGCTGCCGGTGATCGAGCTGGCCAGGCGGATCGGCGAGGTGCCGGCCGGCGGGACGGTCGCGGTGCTGGCCGACGACGAGGCGGCCCGGCTGGACATCCCGGCCTGGTGCGGGATGCGCGGGCAGGAGTACCTGGGCGAGGCCCCGGCCGCCGGCTACGGCGGCGACCGGGGTGTGGCCTACCTGGTCCGCCGCACCGCCTGA
- a CDS encoding carbohydrate kinase family protein, whose protein sequence is MRIAVAGSIATDHLMTFPGRFADQLVAEQLHTVSLSFLIDTLDIRRGGVAANISFGMGVLGLRPILVGATGADFAEYRSWLQRHNVDTESVHISETRHTARFMCTTDEDHNQIASFYTGAMAEARYIELKPIADRVGALDLVLIGADDPQAMVRHTQECRTRGYAFAADPSQQLARLEGDDIREIVDGAAYLFTNEYEAALIESKTGWDADEILTRVGTRVTTLGSKGVRIDRKGEAPITVGCAPEERKTDPTGVGDAFRAGFLAGLSWQLDLERSAQLGCMLATLVIETVGTQEYELRPSAFLQRFENAYGAEAAADIRAHLVK, encoded by the coding sequence GTGCGTATCGCCGTCGCCGGCTCGATCGCCACCGACCACCTGATGACCTTCCCCGGCCGGTTCGCCGACCAGCTGGTCGCCGAGCAGCTGCACACGGTGTCGCTGTCCTTCCTGATCGACACCCTCGACATCCGTCGGGGCGGGGTCGCCGCGAACATCTCGTTCGGCATGGGTGTCCTGGGCCTGCGCCCGATCCTGGTCGGCGCCACCGGGGCGGACTTCGCGGAGTACCGCAGCTGGCTGCAGCGCCACAACGTGGACACCGAGTCCGTGCACATCTCCGAGACCCGGCACACCGCCCGCTTCATGTGCACCACGGACGAGGACCACAACCAGATCGCCTCCTTCTACACCGGGGCGATGGCCGAGGCCCGCTACATCGAGCTCAAGCCGATCGCCGACCGGGTCGGTGCCCTGGACCTCGTGCTGATCGGCGCGGACGACCCGCAGGCGATGGTCCGCCACACCCAGGAGTGCCGCACCCGGGGCTACGCCTTCGCCGCCGACCCCTCCCAGCAGCTGGCCCGCCTGGAGGGCGACGACATCCGCGAGATCGTGGACGGCGCCGCGTACCTCTTCACCAACGAGTACGAGGCCGCGCTCATCGAGAGCAAGACCGGCTGGGACGCCGACGAGATCCTCACCCGGGTCGGCACCCGGGTCACCACCCTCGGCAGCAAGGGCGTGCGGATCGACCGCAAGGGCGAGGCGCCCATCACGGTCGGCTGCGCCCCCGAGGAGCGCAAGACCGACCCGACCGGTGTCGGCGACGCGTTCCGGGCCGGCTTCCTGGCGGGCCTGTCCTGGCAGCTCGATCTGGAGCGCTCGGCCCAGCTCGGCTGCATGCTCGCCACCCTGGTGATCGAGACCGTCGGCACCCAGGAGTACGAGCTGCGCCCTTCCGCGTTCCTGCAGCGCTTCGAGAACGCGTACGGCGCCGAGGCGGCGGCCGACATCCGGGCGCACCTGGTCAAGTAG
- the erpA gene encoding iron-sulfur cluster insertion protein ErpA produces MTVQDETTVESGLLLTDAAAAKVKGLLEQEGREDLALRVAVQPGGCSGLRYQLFFDERSLDGDVLKDFNGVKVVTDRMSAPYLGGATVDFVDTIEKQGFTIDNPNATGSCACGDSFS; encoded by the coding sequence ATGACCGTCCAGGACGAGACCACCGTCGAGAGTGGTCTGCTCCTTACCGATGCCGCCGCGGCCAAGGTCAAGGGCCTGCTGGAGCAGGAAGGCCGCGAGGACCTGGCGCTTCGCGTCGCCGTCCAGCCCGGTGGCTGCTCCGGCCTTCGTTACCAGCTCTTCTTCGACGAGCGCTCGCTCGACGGCGACGTTCTCAAGGACTTCAACGGCGTCAAGGTCGTCACCGACCGCATGAGCGCCCCGTACCTCGGCGGCGCCACGGTGGACTTCGTGGACACGATCGAGAAGCAGGGCTTCACGATCGACAACCCGAACGCCACCGGCTCCTGCGCCTGCGGCGACTCGTTCAGCTAG
- a CDS encoding GNAT family N-acetyltransferase produces MILRQVRDSAADAEAVRRIARSAFQDLAARTGDAERSQAPEEEARTVQQLARTRHLARTDPQGCWIAEHDGEAVGAALSMRREGVWILALFVVLPAAQGQGVGRLLLEQAAAHGRGCLRGLLCASPSPAAARRYRRAGFTLHPAMTLAGRVDRAGLLDPGDIPVHPGGPVHRHLLDSVDRSARGAAHGPDHDFMLAHYDELLVADTLAGSGYCYRDGGSVKLLAATSKRIATRLLREALARVPDGTQADVEFLTAEQEWAVDVGLEVGLALGTRGYLAVRGMRPPAPYIPSGGFL; encoded by the coding sequence ATGATCCTGCGCCAGGTACGGGACAGTGCCGCCGACGCCGAGGCCGTGCGGCGGATCGCCCGCTCGGCCTTCCAGGACCTGGCCGCCCGGACGGGCGACGCCGAGCGGTCGCAGGCACCCGAGGAGGAGGCGCGTACCGTCCAGCAGCTCGCCCGGACCAGGCATCTGGCCCGGACCGACCCGCAGGGGTGCTGGATCGCCGAGCACGACGGCGAGGCGGTGGGCGCGGCCCTGTCGATGCGCCGCGAAGGGGTGTGGATCCTGGCCCTGTTCGTGGTGCTGCCCGCCGCCCAGGGGCAGGGCGTGGGGCGGCTGCTGCTGGAGCAGGCGGCGGCCCACGGCCGCGGCTGCCTGCGCGGGCTGCTCTGCGCCTCGCCCTCCCCCGCCGCGGCCCGGCGCTACCGGCGGGCCGGGTTCACCCTGCACCCGGCGATGACCCTGGCCGGCCGGGTGGACCGGGCCGGCCTGCTGGACCCGGGCGACATCCCGGTGCACCCGGGCGGTCCGGTGCACCGGCACCTGCTGGACTCGGTGGACCGCAGCGCCCGTGGGGCCGCCCACGGGCCGGACCACGACTTCATGCTCGCCCACTACGACGAGCTGCTGGTCGCGGACACCCTCGCGGGCAGCGGCTACTGCTACCGGGACGGCGGTTCGGTCAAGCTGCTGGCCGCGACGTCCAAGCGGATCGCCACCCGTCTGCTGCGCGAGGCGCTGGCCCGGGTGCCGGACGGCACGCAGGCCGATGTGGAGTTCCTCACCGCCGAGCAGGAGTGGGCCGTGGACGTGGGGCTGGAGGTCGGCCTCGCACTGGGGACGCGGGGGTACCTGGCGGTCCGGGGCATGCGTCCGCCGGCGCCGTACATCCCCAGCGGCGGCTTTCTCTGA